From Streptomyces sp. 6-11-2, one genomic window encodes:
- a CDS encoding aldo/keto reductase codes for MRTLGGSGVEVSALGFGAAAIGNLYTEVDEEQARAAVAAAWEQGIRYFDTAPHYGLGLSERRLGAALRGLPRSAYTISTKVGRLLEPAHPGGSDLAHGFAVPATHRRVWDFSADGVRRGLEASLERLGLDRVDVVYLHDPDDHAEQAFREGYPALEELRAQGVVGAIGAGMNQSEMLTRFVRDTDVDVVLCAGRYTLLDQRARTELLPAAAERGVSVVIGGAFNSGLLADPRPGATYNYASAPPELVDRARRMKAVADRHGLTLRGAALRFCADHPAVASVLVGTRSADEVRDCAEQFATPAPAAFWQELRDTGLLPPEEPPRGATP; via the coding sequence GTGAGGACGCTGGGCGGGAGCGGGGTCGAGGTCAGCGCCCTCGGCTTCGGTGCCGCCGCCATCGGCAACCTCTACACCGAGGTGGACGAGGAGCAGGCACGGGCGGCCGTGGCCGCCGCCTGGGAACAGGGCATCCGCTACTTCGACACCGCCCCGCACTACGGCCTCGGCCTGTCCGAACGCCGGCTCGGCGCGGCCCTGCGCGGCCTTCCCCGGTCGGCGTACACGATCTCCACGAAGGTCGGCCGCCTGCTCGAGCCCGCGCACCCGGGCGGGAGCGACCTCGCCCACGGCTTCGCCGTGCCCGCCACCCACCGCCGGGTGTGGGACTTCAGCGCCGACGGGGTACGGCGCGGTCTGGAGGCCAGCCTCGAACGGCTCGGCCTGGACCGCGTCGACGTCGTCTACCTCCACGACCCCGACGACCACGCCGAGCAGGCCTTCCGCGAGGGCTACCCGGCGCTGGAGGAACTGCGTGCCCAGGGCGTGGTCGGAGCCATCGGGGCGGGCATGAACCAGTCGGAGATGCTGACCCGCTTCGTCCGCGACACGGACGTGGACGTGGTGCTGTGCGCCGGCCGGTACACCCTGCTCGACCAGCGCGCCCGGACGGAGCTGCTGCCCGCGGCCGCCGAGCGGGGCGTGTCCGTCGTCATCGGCGGCGCCTTCAACTCCGGCCTGCTGGCGGATCCCAGGCCCGGAGCCACGTACAACTACGCCAGCGCGCCACCGGAGTTGGTGGATCGAGCCCGGCGGATGAAGGCGGTTGCCGACCGCCACGGCCTCACCCTGCGGGGCGCGGCCCTGAGGTTCTGCGCCGACCACCCGGCCGTGGCCTCCGTCCTGGTCGGCACCCGCTCCGCCGATGAAGTCCGCGACTGCGCCGAGCAGTTCGCCACACCTGCGCCCGCCGCCTTCTGGCAGGAGCTGAGAGACACCGGCCTGCTGCCCCCGGAGGAGCCGCCACGAGGGGCGACGCCGTGA
- a CDS encoding DUF4231 domain-containing protein gives MTRRVVPDHSWAAQPDPLLALAERELTFYTRSCDRARRLHRGTELGALATTSVTVVAAGLHAPAWLTAVIAGGAVFFTGMRQLFDPGSRWVLTARARETLRRAVDRYLLLPEPERDAAARQTLRTVIEEVGADELREWSESRTRSPEPPLPAPGP, from the coding sequence ATGACACGAAGAGTGGTGCCCGATCACTCCTGGGCCGCCCAGCCGGATCCCCTGCTGGCATTGGCCGAACGGGAGTTGACGTTCTACACCCGGTCCTGTGACCGGGCCAGGCGGCTGCACCGGGGCACGGAACTGGGCGCCCTCGCCACCACCTCGGTGACGGTCGTCGCCGCCGGTCTGCACGCACCGGCCTGGCTGACCGCGGTGATCGCGGGCGGTGCCGTGTTCTTCACCGGCATGCGGCAGCTGTTCGACCCCGGCTCCCGCTGGGTGCTCACCGCGCGGGCACGCGAGACCCTGCGCAGGGCCGTCGACCGGTATCTGCTCCTGCCCGAACCGGAACGCGACGCCGCGGCCCGGCAGACCCTGCGGACAGTGATCGAGGAGGTCGGCGCCGATGAACTGCGCGAATGGTCCGAGTCCCGGACCCGCAGTCCGGAACCGCCACTGCCGGCCCCCGGCCCCTGA